The following are encoded in a window of Rosa chinensis cultivar Old Blush chromosome 4, RchiOBHm-V2, whole genome shotgun sequence genomic DNA:
- the LOC112197154 gene encoding uncharacterized protein LOC112197154, protein MNLTIETLTRNNFKKWKNDLEIYLGVWDLDLALKEPRPVIVTTSTRVEKDKAEKWDKDNRLNLKIMQKAMTETTRGEIPVCKTATKYLEAIEEKYKESDKAETVNHLNSLMTLKFDGVSSVREHCLKMIDVANKLKALESPIADPMLVHMILMSLPPQYSQLITTYNTQREKWSINELISICVQEESRIKKEKGKGVATVNLVNKEETKTVRQKKSSNSSKKFP, encoded by the coding sequence ATGAACCTCACCATTGAAACCTTGACTAGAAATAATTTTAAGAAGTGGAAGAATGACCTAGAAATTTATCTAGGTGTGTGGGATTTAGACTTAGCTCTCAAAGAACCCAGACCAGTTATTGTGACCACCAGTACTAGAGTTGAAAAAGACAAAGCAGAAAAATGGGACAAAGATAATAGATTGAACCTAAAAATTATGCAAAAAGCTATGACAGAAACAACAAGGGGAGAGATTCCAGTGTGTAAAACAGCTACAAAGTATCTTGAGGCTATAGAGGAGAAATATAAAGAGAGTGATAAAGCCGAAACAGTAAACCATTTGAATTCTCTAATGACCTTGAAATTTGATGGAGTTAGTAGTGTTAGGGAGCACTGCTTGAAGATGATAGATGTAGCCAACAAACTGAAAGCATTGGAGTCCCCTATAGCTGATCCTATGCTAGTACACATGATCCTGATGTCTCTGCCTCCTCAGTATAGTCAGCTTATCACAACTTACAACACTCAAAGGGAAAAATGGAGTATAAATgagttgatttcgatttgtgtGCAAGAAGAGAGTAGGatcaagaaagaaaagggaaaaggtGTGGCTACTGTAAACCTAGTGAATAAAGAGGAAACCAAAACTGTTCGCCAAAAGAAGTCttctaattcatcaaagaaATTTCCATAA
- the LOC112197155 gene encoding putative F-box protein PP2-B12 → MLGARLLSITWEDTADYWEWNSLPESRFSEVAELRFVWWLEIKGNIDTKILSPRTAYAAYLVYQCPEESQWGFEGMPITVRVTNEQNEVVAEHDVFLADPPEDMPPQARSRGDGWMEIELGEIFNQEDDATVEFRLRETVSGEPKGGLIVEGIELRPKLYIYST, encoded by the exons ATGCTGGGAGCCAGACTGTTGAGCATTACATGGGAAGACACTGCAGACTACTGGGAATGGAATTCTCTACCCGAATCCAG GTTCTCCGAAGTGGCTGAGCTCAGATTTGTATGGTGGCTTGAGATTAAGGGAAACATAGACACTAAAATTTTGTCCCCCCGAACAGCCTACGCAGCTTACCTTGTATATCAGTGTCCAGAAGAATCGCAATGGGGGTTTGAGGGAATGCCTATTACGGTGCGTGTCACCAATGAACAAAATGAAGTTGTAGCTGAGCACGATGTGTTCCTAGCAGACCCGCCAGAAGACATGCCTCCACAAGCTCGAAGCAGAGGAGATGGATGGATGGAGATTGAGTTGGGTGAAATTTTCAACCAAGAAGATGATGCTACTGTGGAGTTTCGTCTGAGGGAAACTGTGAGTGGCGAGCCTAAGGGCGGCCTCATTGTGGAAGGTATTGAGCTTAGGcctaaactatatatatatagtacataG